ttcgaaaaattaatcaggaataacacgatgttttgatttatatcaattgtataaatcaaaacataaaggttattcctgattaatttttcgaattattttataattaaaggcgttaagaaacctttggtgaccccacagctgaaatgtctatcgtaggtacgtcgtgaacagtggtcgttacagacacacgttcacgtaaattgtcacagtcaatggatgaatttgatgtgccaatcaatggccacagccacactgttttgaatttcattctaaatgtttcattatatattcttaaaattggttatgataaataaaagaaattccaGTTATGATTAAAAATAAGGTAAACGAGACATTGTTTTGTGTTAATTATAATGCATTGCCTAACATAGTAATATATGACTGCATTAATTACAACAAGTTTTAAGCAAtagcaaaataccaaaaaatgaacAGTATTCTAATCTTGTTTGATATATGTATAAATTGTGCGCTATTATAcacattgatattgtaaaatatcagcgtCGAACCACAGTGTTAATCTCTCTGATGTCGAGTGCGTATTCTTTTTCTATACACAGAAAGACAGTCACAatcaaaatcaagaagtaaaCAAAGAATCACAACAACACTTTGaaaaatacacacacaaaaaaaaaaccacacgaACTCCATTAAAAACCGGGAATGAATTCACGTGCTCCTAAAGGGTAAAATCTGATAAACTGCTTATCTTGTTCCTTTCTGTTGTTTTCCCCTTCACTTCAATAGTTTTTTTCGATAGACGAAAGTAAGCTTGATAATTTTCCTTGGTCATGTTCACGTCGCTAAAAAAATATGCTCAGCAGGGTGATATAGTCAAAAAGAAAAACGTAACCAGATAAAAAAGGTTAATAGTAATAGTGTCACAGAATTATCAAACCTATCGCAGTTACTGCGAGCAAACCAAACCTACATTTTGTCTTGCCTCTTATTTCGCTATGTACATTGTAGATAGATTAGAAGtgttttaaattcggacgaatttatgagggagaatttaaaaaaaaaaacctatatttGTATACCAATTGTACTGAGATGCACATTGTAAAAATTTCTCTAATGATAGACCAACACTGAATCAGAGATGTCTtcacaagaaaaaaatatgtcacaaTTATTATGTACCATACTACAAATGCATACTTACCTAGATATATAAGTTTtcagtacaaaatattttttgaaacaatacacattcaaattaaaaagataaaccaCCCCAAATCGACTGCTGCAAATATACCTAAAGAAACAACTATTTTTCATATGGATAAGGTGCGCACTAAAAAGTAAGTTTATTACTAAAACAGTGAATGAAAATATCAACTCaataatagaattaaaaaaaaaatggtatactTACAgtacaaaatcagtactgaaacactactgacaaaatcagtactgaaacattACTGACGAAATCAGTACTGCAACAGTACTGACGAAATCAGAACTGAGTCAGTGAAACGTTTGTCAAAATCAGtaaaacagtactgacaaaatcagaaCTGAAACAgcactgtcaaaatcagtactgaaacagtactaaaacagtactgtcaaaatcagtactggaACAGTActgaataaacagaaaatataacGTTACAAGTTTTCTGCCTTGCCGAACAGTACTGATTATATACGAGGGTAGAAGTGTACCAAAAAAAACGTGAGTAAATTCTTGGTAGTGTACCCAGTCCAGGGTTTAAATGgacaaaaaaaacagaaaataaccGGATTCGTGCGAAACTTCAAATGGAGTTTGTCATATCTATCATCATGTCtataaacatgattaatataATCCAATAGTTCTCACGGTACTCTGACCACACACAGACTCTTAACTGCTTTACACGTGTTATCTGTATAGTAATGTTTACTGATGTAATATAATATCCATGATGTGTAGCTTATAATAAAGTGTAGTTTAATATAAGTCTTGAATGAATACAGACGTACATACATGCCCCATGCAGAATATAATAACATGGTGTCAGATGAAAAAACGAATTGATTAACTACCAAGATGGATCAACTGAAACCACCCATAGCCTTAAGAATAGAGGGAAATGTTTCCGAGAATTGgagaaaatggaaacaaaaattcCAGTTTTACTTGGACGCTACTGAGTTCAATGAAAAGGCAGAAAAGTTACAATGCTCGCTGTTACTTCATTGTATTGGAGAAGATGCCGTGGAAGTATTCAACACATTTAATTTCGGGAAGGTGTAAAAGGCAATACAGAGATACGAGATACAGCGATACAAGATACGAGATACGAGATACGAGatacaaaataactgaaaattatataataattaattaaagctaaaaaaatgtatattatggaAATACATGAAACTTGTTAATGcattaatcattgatattaatgtttttacaaatttcaGTTATTCTAATACAATGGCATAAAGAGGACACAGtcttatgcaaaaaaaaataattttaaattctctatggttcatttgaaaaaaattatataaaattgctTATTTGGTGACAGATCTTGCAAGATAAAAACTTGCATTGATGAATATCTATCAATTATTTCAGTTATTTTGAATTGAAGAATCATATTTATCTTAATGACATAATATGTATACATTTAATTGTTGttatcagaattaaaaaaaaaatgttttatgtttttcaatatttaagaCACAACCTTGTAACACTCATGAAATGTAGCATATCAAATTAACAAACCATAGGTccctttcaaaaataaaaaaatatactgacaatTTGTTGAAAGTGTATGTGGAAAAGGTaataaaattgcatttttatcaGTAAACTTTTTATCACAATGTCAGcaattaaacaattttgaaacagTACAGAGGTTAATAGTGTCACTTTACatcttaaaaatataataaactgaGGTTATGTGAATGGTTCCAATGTTGGACAATAAATAAGCCACTGCTAGATACTGGTTCAGCAAAGCAACATGtcgaagaatttttttttaatgtatttaaatAGCTCATCCGAGCTCACCCATGAGCATGAATGTTAGGCCCGGTGTTTCTGCCGTGTTTGGGGAAAAGATCCCTGAGTCCGGCTTCATCAGTGGTCGACTCAATAAGTTGTATATTGgcgtattatttatgttttttgttttatttcgtatATTATATTGGACCATACACCGGTTGTCTTTGAATAACATATTagttaattatgatttattttttgtgagATCAGTATCATATTGTGTTGTGAAAGGTTGAGCAAACTATACCCACTAATGCTTTGATAATAGTTCTTGTAAATTTGTATGTCTTTTATAAGCTATAATAGGCTGGCGATTAAATATGTTCAAACAATTAGGGTTTAATGAAATAAGGTTCCAgtgttttgtaattatatttttcagtttctgTATAGATGGGTTGAATTTTGTTAACATAACTAGTGGTTGTTCCCGTTTTGTTTGGCGTTGTATAAGCAGGTTTTTCCTTTCTATATTTTGTGTTTGATTAAAAATTTCGTTGATTTCAGATATTTTATATCCTCGTTTGAGGAGAcgtggtcgtataaaaaggggtgataattaaatgtttacagaataacagacccccacCCCCACACTCCAGACCCTTATAAATAAGTTTTAACCCAATTGTTAAATGGTAATTTTTatgattgtgaaaaaaaaaatagttaacagATAACTCATTAAAGCATAATTTCACAAAGATGAATGAGATAAAATTCCACAGAAGTATTTGTGTGTGTCATTTTAACTCCAGTAGAAAACAGAAAGTCTTTTACAAATTATAAGGTACACAAAAACATAATTGTTATAGTGAATATTAATAtgactttattatttttaaataagatgacaataaacaaatgattaagaaatcaatttaaaaatctaTGTTGAAATAGTCtacatttatataattaacaagatgtttatctgttttaaataaataaatcactAAAGAATTTTTATGTTTGACCATGGTAGTATCAAATTATGGCACAGGCCAATAAcctcaaataaaattaaagtgtATAATCTTCAGAAGCTTTTATTTATTGTAATGCTTGTGTTTTAAATTGATGTTGACAAATTTATCTATTAGTTCCCAGAGTTTACAATTTTAACAGTTTGTCTAAATGAAATTAGTGTAGTTCAACACACTtgacttatttttttcatattacttATAATTGTTTCTCATATCTCGTATCTCGTTTCTCGTATCGCTGTATCTCGTATCTCGTATCTTGTATCTCTGTATTGCCTTTGACACCTTCCCTTTAATTTCGTGGAAGAGGAAAAGGACAAAATTGCACCATTGCTATTAAAATTTGAGCAATTTTGCAATCCGATAAAGAACCAGACTTACGAACGATACAAATTCCACACGTGTTCGCAAAGTGAAGGAGAAAATATAGACCACTATGCCACAGAGCTAAAAAACAGAGCCAAAACATGTGAATTTGGACAGTTATGCGACAGTTTTGTAAGAGACAGGATAGTATGTGGTATACTAAGTGACAATGTTCGCGAAAGATTACTAAGAATTCCAGACTTGACACTCGCAAAGTCAATAGATATATGCCGCGCATCGGAAGTttcaaaacaacaattaaaatctATAACAGAAGATGAAAAAACAGTTCACGCAATGAGGAAAGACTACAAATCAGGACACAAACCAAAAGTGAAACAACAATACAGAGATTATAGAAAAGACAACCAAAAAGGCCAGAAATACGATTGCAAGAAATGCGGAATGCAACATCTACCTAGAAGTTGTCCAGCTTACGGAAAAATGTGTAACCAGTGCAAAAAGCCGAATCATTTTAAGAAAATGTGCAAAAACAGAAGAATAAATGCTATTGAAGAAGAAAGCGACAGCGAAGACGAATTATACATTGGATGTattgaaaatcaaaagaaaagtgAAAATTCTTGgatgattgatttaaatttgaaTGGAAAAAATCAGAAGTTCAAATTGGATACGGGTGCGCAAGCAAATGTAATTCCGTACAAAGTATTGAAATTAGTGAAAGGAGATACCAAAATTGTTCCAAGCAAAACCAGATTAGTCACATATTCAGGTGAAAAAATGGATGTGCTAGGGAAATGTCACATAAATGTATCTCACAAAGATAAAATTGAAAGAATGGAATTTAATTGCAGTTGTTAATTTCAAAGCTCAATGTATCTTAGGATTAagtgctttaaaaaaataaatctaattaATAGAGTTATGTcagttgagaaaagtgctgaatctattttgaaagaaaatagtGATTTATTCGATGGAATAGGGGAATTAGAAGGATATCATCATATTGAATTAGATAAATCAATCAATCCGGTTATTCACCCACCACGTAGAGTACCGATTGCTCTGCAAGATAGATTAAAATCAGAAATAGAGAGAATGGAAAAATTAGGCATTGTGGAAAAAGTGGAACAACCTACTGAATGGGTTAGTTCAATAGTAATTGTAGAAAAGGCAGATGGTAAATTAAGGATATGTTTGGATCCTAAAGATCTTAATCGAGCAATAAAGAGAGAACATTTCATATTGCCGAGACAGGAAGAAATAACCGCTAAGTTAGCAGGAGCAAAATATTTTAGTAAGCTTGATGCTTCAAGTGGATTTTGGAACATCAAATTAGACGAGGAAAGTTCTAATTTATGTGCATTCAATACATCATTCGGAAGATTTAAGTTCTTAAGATTACCGTTTGGAATCAAATCTGCTAGCGAAGTGTTTCACAAAGCCGTATGCAAAATCCTTCATGGATTAAATGGTGTCGAATAATTTATCGATGATATATTAATGTGGGGATGTACAAAAGAAGAGCACGACAAGAGATTAAAAGAGGTTCTAGAACGAATCCGTACCGCAAATTTGAAGCTAAGGCGTGATAAATGTGAAATGGGAATTTCTGAAGTGACATATTTCGGTCACAGGTATACACGAGAAGGATTGAAAATCGACGACAACAAAGTAAAAGCGATAACCGAAATGAAATCACCGACCACCAAAAAAGAACTTGAACGATTTCTTGGAATGGTGACGTATATAGCAAAATTCGTACCAAATTTCTCTTCAAACACAGCAGTATTGAGGGATTTACTGAAAAAGGATGTACCGTTTCAATGGGACGATAATCATGATAAAACATTCAAAGATCTGAAAACATTGATCACAAACTCTCCAGTGCTAAGATATTTCAACAGTACAAAGCCAGTGAAGTTATCCGTAGATGCATCACAAAATGGACTAGGTGCTGTACTATTACAGAAAGAGTTGCCAATCGAATATGCATCGAGGGCATTGACTACATCGCAGAAAAATTGGGCACAAATAGAAAAAGAGCTATACGCCATCGTATTCGGGTGTGAAAGATTTCATCAGTATGTATACGGAAGGACAATTGAGGTAGAAACAGACCATAAACCTCTAGAAGCAATATTCAAAAAGCCGCTAGTAAACGCGCCTCCCAGAATACAAAAACTTATGTTACGACTTCAGAAGTATGACATTAATGTAGTGTACAAACCAGGAAAATTGATGTACATATCAGACACTTTGTCAAGAGCTTACCTTAATGAGTTCGACAACTCATGTGACAGGACATAGATGCAAAAGTAAATTTATTGGTAAAACATGTGTCCGTATCAGAGTCGAAAATGGATGAATTCCGAAGAGAAACAGAATGTGACGAtgcattaaataaaggcaacagtagtataccgctgttcaaaactcataaatccatggacaaaaaacaaaatcgggataacaaactaaaaccgagggaaacgcattaaatataagaggagaacaacgacataacactaaaatgtaacacatatagacaaaatcccacgagaataacaaatataacatatatatataacatcaaaaccaaatacatgaatttgggatagacaagtaccgtgacacgtcttatcgcaatgtgaatttacactcaaaaataagagaaaacaaacgacacaacgttataatgtaatacacacagaaacgaactataatataacaatgaccatattcctgacttggtacagggcatttttaaaggaaaaaatggtgggttgaacctggttttgtggcatgccaaacctcgcacttttatggccatgtgaaatataacattaaaatgacaacacaggactacaatataaataaattggagaacacaattgacaaagaatcacacgaacaacagccaacaaaaggcaacaagttcaaaattttaatacgccagaagtgtattttgtccacacaagacctatgtgtgacgcacagatacgccagaagtgtattttgtccacacaagacctatgtgtgacgcacagatacaaaagtatgaaagccgaaacgagtacaaagttgaacagcatcgaggaccaaaagatcaaaaaggttgtgccaaaaacggcaagggttttccgtaaagttaccagaaaatccctataatttagagtaatttatacttttgcaaacagtaaatttaataaaatgaatattcaaaagatgtacatgataaagctgaagtattaactaattacaggaaacaactgaaatacatttacataaccagacatttgaaacacaaaagtagacacatccgaatacgtttaaacctctacgccaagtgacgtcctatttgaaactgaaaaatgacgaaaaaatgacgtcattagaattagtaaaacagagcatcaaaaaatgaaaaatgacgaaaaaatgacgtcattagaattaggattaatttaagattatatatttgaactaaatactgatattgcatttaataacaaagcacattttaattcttattaatataaaactgaggtagcaattaactatattataaaactatgtcaggtttgttatgaatctaacttcaaacgtaaaatatcgtactgattactttgaacgaaatcaaatctgataaatgaaggcggtgattaattttctttaccataacacagaaatataatagaaaagacgtcaacacatttgacaaaatccgatgagaattacaaatataacattaaacatttaaactaaatacatgaatttgggatgtataagtaccgtaccacgtcttatagtaatgcgagttcacactcggcaaaacagtcacaatcgggaataagtcacgtttggtaatacAGAGCTAAAGAAAACTGTAAAGGATGGATGGCCCGAGAGCAAGTCCGAAATAAACGACAAAATTAAACCATATTGGGACTACAGAGAAGAAATTCATGAAGCACAAGGATTAGTGTTCAAAGGAGAAAAAATCGTAGTGCCGTTTGCTTTAAGAAAAGAAATGCTGCAGAGAATTCACGAGGGGCACCAAGGCATAGAAAGATGTAAAAACAGAGCAAGGGATGTTTTGTTCTGGCCCGCAATGTCAAAACAAATAGAAGAAATTATCCAAAGGTGTGACATATGCAAGCGATTTCAGAACTCAAATGCAAAGGAACCAATGATTAAAGCCGAATTACCATCGCGACCGTGGAAGAAAGTAGCCACAGACGTGTTTGACTTTAAAAACAGACAGTATTTATTAATTGTGGACTATTATTCAAAGTTATTTGAAGTTAGTATCCTGAACAATTTGACCAGTGATACAGTCATGATGAACATGAAGTCCATATTTGCACGACATGGCATTCCAGAAGTACTTGTATCTGACAATGCGAGATATTATACAAGTTCAAAATTCCAAGAATTCGCGAAATCGTGGGAATTTAAACATATAACGTCGAGTCCGAGATACCAACAAAGCAATGGATTAGCGGAAAGGACAGTGCAAACCGTTAAACAGCTACTAAAGAAAGCTGATTATGAAGGAAAAGATCCGTATATGAGTATATTGAATTTCAGAAATACTCCGTTAGACAGTGACATGCCGTCGCCATCTCAACTATTGATGGGTCGCCGTTGTAAAACGAAATTACCTATAACGAAGAAGTTGTTGAGAACCGAAGTTCCGGAAAATGCAAagaaaacatttgttaaaaaacaAGAGAAACAGAAACTGTATTATgataagaaaacaaaagaattatCAAAATTGAACGTTAATGACAATGTATATGTTCAAAGAGAAAAGCGTTGGGAACCAGCAGTCGTTGTTCAAAATACAGACAATTCGCGTTCGTATATTGTTAAAACAGAAAATGACAAACTGTACAGAAGAAATAGAAAACATTTGatggaaaacaaaaacaatgttgtaattgAAAATGACGATTTAGACGAGCCAATAGTGCAACCTTATACTGTACGAAACGAAGTAAATGATTATAACCGTACGCGTAGTTGAAGAATGGTGAGAAAACCAGAGAGACTAATTGAAAACATGAACTAATGTGTAGGAGTTAGATTAATATTTAGATTAGGACAATTTAGCCTTAGAGACAATATTTTCATTAATTACATACACATCATTTCAACATTTCATTATTACAATTTATTTGTTTAGTAAGGCAAAGTTTTACATGATgccatttcatttcatttaagtAAAGAGGCATAATGTATTGTatggagtggagtgttggagtggagtattggagtggagtgttggagtgaacttttggagtgagattttggagtaaaatttttggagtgagattttggagtgaaatTTGATGATAAAGTTTGTagtgaataatttaaaaacaaactatactgaaatagaaataaaaaaaatgcatgcagtGAAGTATTCGAATAACAATGTTTCGAATAATAATGTGAACGACCTCATATCAACAGTCCtttataaacaatttcaaattctCCTGATCTACTGATGCATAACTAAGAGTTATATAATTATTTAGCATTGTGATTTCCCAATCTCTTAAGAATCTGGCAGCATCCTCATTAGGAGAATTTTACATGCTCGTGTATTAGGTTTAGtccccattttcattctttattatattatattattttgtaaaatgaacaaaaaatcttCACATTATCATGTTGAAAAGtatcatatttattgtttttgcactgttgttttttagttttttaaatgatttacaaaTTAATTGACTTGAGCttctgtttaaataaaaaaaagaatgtttaaatgttttcaacaatgatgaaagtaattcagtttctgaatttaatttagatGAAATTtggatttatgaaaaaataagttattaattGGTATTACCTAGCTATCATTTCGGTATCAATAGAACACAATAATAAAAGATGAACTACAATTACAGTGTTATTTCCTGGATTTACATTGAGAAAATATTGTTACACCTGGGGTGTGTGGTTAAACCTTCGTAGCAGGCTGagctataaatataaatataaaacatatgtaaTATGGTAATTTTTAATACAGGCACTGGTATAGATACATCAATAGTAatatcatatcatatatatatatgataaatctCCACTATGTGGATACATATTAACAAGAGAGATTggtcaaatttcaatatttacaaaactatTTAGTTGTAGTTATAGGCATATAATAATTATGATCTCAATAGAATATATAAGTCTTGAAATTCATTAcgtatgttggttgaaggaaccgcatttaataaaagttgaaaataaatgaacattgTTGTCAAATCTATAAAAGATATTGTTGAAAATCTATATAGGAAAAAAGAAATAGATTCACAAACTTATAATTTCTtgaggaataataatgaatcaaaacaCGGACACATGTACCTTCTTCCAAAAGTTCATAAAATTAATCTAGAAATAATTAATGAGGCATTCCGAACTGGTCAAATAGTTGGAAACATAAACATTCCTTACCGACCAATCATCAATAAGTGTAACTCTCCCACGAGACGCATTGAAAGATTACTGGGTCGAACCATTATTGAAGAGCCATAACTTTTACATTCAAGATACAAAAGACTTCATTAATAGAGTCACACGAGGTCACAAAAGAATGCATCCTTATTGCCTATGATGTAACTTCGATGTACACAATTATGAACATTGATAACTTACATGTAGAAGAAACAATTATCAATTCATTAGAATCAATTGACACACAAGAATATAGTTTCAGCAgattggtattgcatcatatatttgatgattaattgtgaccttggtgaactttgaaattgtcccaattctttttctataatgttgtcctttaactgtagatcatttaccatttaaccgatttgagatatctattgtcgttttagagataacgcagtttgaaattttgcgagcagcggcatgtatttctgaatcaacaacagctaaccacttaaaatgtttaagaaattgaagagatTAACTTAGTTATATGTTtaaccaaataccaaaaacattccattaaaaaaaaccaccaaaaaatcattttgaaattttcatgttttgcattgactttgtaagtttcataacttctatttataccattgatattgcatcatttttggcactttgtcaaatggggtcatctgatatatcaaattgaaggtctcaataaactctacttaaaaatgaaaattttaaacctctttttcatcccaggtggaagggtggggtcatttagtgcaaaaattcaaatttctcagatggtaaggttgtcgcctatcaaatgaaagaacataaagcgtacatttcaaatttcaaattgacgtccccaacaattggttggatggggtcattgagtgcaaaaaataaattttcttttacgatagggttgttgtatataaaatgaaaggtcatgatgtgtatatttgaaatatgaaattcccaacctccaaaaattggttggatggggttaattagtgcaaaaatcaaacttttcagaacatggcgttgtcgcatatcaaatgaaagctcatctaccctgttttacatatatcatacttccgatctcaaaaatgtaggcggataaggtcattaagtgtaaaaagcgaaaagtttcagaaggtatgcttgtcgtatatcaaacgaaaggtcgtacaaagaacattacgaaaacatcacttttacaggaaagacctttcaattgttttacaaacaattgagatactagttattACGAATTTTATTCTTTGCACAAAGATATGAGCATTATTATGATATTCTGGTTCAATGAGTTTTCCCAGATTTTTGCCCATTAGGACTTCGAAATTCTGTGCAATTCAATGTGCACTTTGTCACCACAAGTCAAATGACATTCCCACAAGGTGAGTTAATGAGAGgagcatatttcatatttttaaatgaacatgaCCAAATAATTATTCATGATTATCTGtgatcaaaattttaatcaatatttagcactgtaatttttctttatttatttttaatgaatacttgttcaaaattaaacaaaacatttaacccCCTGACATTCTACTAATAATATACTATATACTCtaaaatttcaccaaaaaaaaaatcactccaAAATCTCAGTCCAAAAatttcactccaaaatctcactccaaaatctcactccaaCACTCCAATCCAATACtccactccaacactccactccatAAAATACATTATGCCAAGTAAAGAAGGGAGATGTCATATCTATCATCATGTCtataaacatgattaatataATCCAATAGTTCTCACGGTACTCTGACCACACACAGACTCTTAACTGCTTTACACGTGTTATCTGTATAGTAATGTTTACTGATGTAATATAATATCCATGATGTGTAGCTTGTAATAAAGTGTAGTTTAATATAAGTCTTGAATGAATACAGACGTACATACATGCCCCATGCAGAATATAACAGAGTTGTAAGGGTAAGGATATGCCAACAAGCTTTCGGACAGGGCAAATGGCAGTTTCCAACCGGCAAAGGGAAGTTGAAAATTATCTGAAATTATCATACTTTTCATAGATGGTGGTTTTCAATTTTCTTCAGCTTCAATTTTAAGGAAGTGATCTAGAATTTATACAGAGCGTTTTGTCTTTGTGGGCAACTTAAACTGAGGTTTCGACTGTCCCAAGTCATTAACCGCagcagtggttgtcttttgtcatcgcttttttgttgttgtcatttgGAGAAAAGTGTGTTAAAATCAGAGTTTTAGTTTTAGTTCGTGTTTAGTGTAGTAaatttttcagatgaaataaGGTTATCGAAAACTGTAAATTGCTCTTTAGATATTTTTTAGGTAGTTTCGTCGTTTTTAGTCCATCAGCTGGTAGGGCAAAATTTCAATtctgtgttacaccccagggtaccgcaatttttttgtataaatttaaagAGTAATATctgaagaatattttaagaggTGTTAGACTTctgaaaaagtgtccaaaagaggTTAACAGGGGACGTATTTAAGGGtatatcaaaaattttgttttgcacatatttacagaaaaatgtaaaaaatatccAAGTATTCAgtactattatttttattaaattgaacACATCATATC
This sequence is a window from Mytilus edulis chromosome 1, xbMytEdul2.2, whole genome shotgun sequence. Protein-coding genes within it:
- the LOC139523432 gene encoding uncharacterized protein — encoded protein: MDQLKPPIALRIEGNVSENWRKWKQKFQFYLDATEFNEKAEKLQCSLLLHCIGEDAVENQTYERYKFHTCSQSEGENIDHYATELKNRAKTCEFGQLCDSFVRDRIVCGILSDNVRERLLRIPDLTLAKSIDICRASEVSKQQLKSITEDEKTVHAMRKDYKSGHKPKVKQQYRDYRKDNQKGQKYDCKKCGMQHLPRSCPAYGKMCNQCKKPNHFKKMCKNRRINAIEEESDSEDELYIGCIENQKKSENSWMIDLNLNGKNQKFKLDTGAQANVIPYKVLKLVKGDTKIVPSKTRLVTYSGEKMDVLGKCHINVSHKDKIERMEFNCSC